A segment of the uncultured Desulfobulbus sp. genome:
GCTCATCGCCGTCTTCATACCCAGTCGCAGTAAAATTATCACTGAGCGGAAAATAATCGCGGGTCTGCATGCCCACATTGCCATAAAAACTGAATTTATCGCTGGCACCATAGAGTCCGCCATTGACCTCATACAAATCGCCGGTACCGATTTTTCCATCAATACGACCATGTACCCCCGGTACACCGGCTTTGGTTTTAATATCGATCACCGCACCATTGCCACCGGCCCCATAGAGGACGGAACTGCCGCCTGTAAGCACTTTAATTTCAGAAATAATCTCGGCGGGAATCACTGTAGGATCAAACTGGCCGTCATTAGTATTGCGAATTGGAATACCATTTAAAAAAAGATGGACGTGGCGAGTACGAAAACCGCGAACATCGATGCGTGGCGTACCTTCAGCTCCTTCACGAACGTTGAGCCCTGGAACAAGTTCCAGAGCCTGATCAAGCGTTGAAGCTCCACTGGCTTCAATATCTGCCTGGATAACTCGATAGAGCGTCCCCGCCTGCTCGCTGGTTGCTGGTTTTTCGGCGCTGACAACAACTTCGCCTAAAGTGTAGGCCCCTTGATTCTGTTTTCCATCCTCAAGTGCGAACGCACTCTGCTGACCGCTCAAAAGAATAAAAAGGCTCAAACTAGCGCCAATGGTTTTCTTCACAACTCTCTCCTGTTCTCTCGACTCTTCGTGCATCGCAAAAGGTTTTACATGAATGAAACAAACAATCATTTCATTTGCTATGGGGTCTTCTCTCACCCGCCTGTACTGATTCCACAGCCACTTAAGGCAATTGGTTCCCTGCCCCTTCTGTATCCTCAGGTGGACCTGAAATCCGCTGGTAAGTTATCGTAGTTACGCGCATACAAGCATATATTTAAGCAATTAACATGCCACAGCAAAACAACGAAATAACATAGACTTAGAAAAATACGGCGGAGTCACCACCTGTCTGGTCAGTTTCTTAATTCAATTCTAATAGCGGCTAATAAGGAGAAAAACTGACCGAATCTAACTGATTTTACGAGCACATACCAGTCAAAGTGTCAATCTGACCCACAATTAAAGCTCAAGGGGACATTTTATCCCGCTTGGAGGTATTGGAAGGCACATTTAGATCGAAGATTCGAAAAAGAAAATGAAGGATTTATAGATTTTATTTGGCATTCATAAATACCCTTTTCCATCAAAACCAGTGTTTGTATCCCCCAGTATCTGTAATTTCGATATTTTTACTTAGGAGACAAAATGAAAGGAGTAGCGTAGGCAAACAAGAGAAACGAATCTTTCACCACAGTTTCATCAAAGAATAATACCAACCAATCCCTACCAGGGACTACCAGGCTGAGGCCATTGCCTTTATTGAATTCTCAGCCTATATTAAAGGTAAATTGGCGCAACTCCCACTGGTAGGGTTATTAATACGATCTCGTTCCCAGTGAAAAACGCCCCTTGGAGATAAACAGTTTTTTCTTTGTTTGGGCCAAAAAATAGTTCTTGCCCTTTACAAAATCCTTAGCTCAGGAGGTATACTATGGCTGGACAGATCTTTTATCGTGAACGACTCAAATCTCGGGATGGATCAAAATCACCCCGATATCGCATTGTCGCCATCAGTGGTGTTGATCTCAAGGTTTATGCAGACCATCTGCGCATGTCTGAACTCAAGCAGATGGCCTTGGCAACCAAGTCAGATCTTATCGCGCTCGAGCGTGGTCCCAAGCATCAGGCGGCACAACCTGAAACAGCAACAGCGTAAGAGGATCATAAGGGGCATATATGGCACTGGTACGGGAACAGGATGGCAAGCGGCTTCATGTTGAAAGTGCACTCATGGGCGAAAGCCTGGTGAGTAAAGAATTTATCGAACAACTCGATATAGCTCCCCAGGAACGGTTGTATCCGGATATCGCCATCGTCAAGATAGGCGGACAATCTATCTGTGATCGCGGCGTGAAAGCCTTACCAGGTATTCTCAAAGAAATTGTGCGTAACCGAAAGGATCACAAAATCCTGATCACCACCGGTGGTGGTACCCGCAGCCGCCACATTTATACCATTGGCCTGGAAATGGGTATGCCCACCGGTGTAATTGCCAAGTTTGGAAGCATGATCTCCGAACAGAACGCCCTCATGGTCGCAACCTTGCTCTCCCCCTGGGGTGGTGTAAAGATATCGCATTCAGATATTGTAAAACTACCGACTTTTTTTGCGGAAAGTATTATTCCGGTCATGCATGGCATGCCACCCTATGATTACTTTGCCATCAAACCTAAGGTTGGCCGTATTCCGATCCACCGCACGGATGTTGGCCTGGTTATTCTCGCCGATTTGATTGGCTCAAAGAATATCCTCTTCATCAAAGATGAGAACGGCCTTTACTCAGATGATCCAAAAAAGAATCCGGATGCCAGCTTTATTCCTGAAATTGGCGCCCAGGATCTTCTGAACATGGACCAGGATGATCTGGTTATAGAGCGGCCATGTCTTGAAATTATCCAAAACTCTGAAGTCATCGAGAAGGTACAGATCATTAATGGCATGGTTGAAGGAAATATCACTCGGGCACTTAACGGAGAACATGTAGGGACCTACATCTATAAGCAGTAAATTCTCAGCCAATTGTTTAAGCGTTCAAAGTACCAATGTGCTGGTTTTCGTCTTCACCTCACTGGAGAAAGATGGTAAACACAGTACATTGGTAATTTTTTATTAACGTAACCAGAATATGTGAGTGTTCAACAGCGTGTTTATAAAAAGAATACCTTGAACAGCAATCCCTCCCTTCTCACGTATTCAGGCGCAACCCAAAGTTCAAACTATGCCAACTGCCACCACCTGCCCTTGCCTTGAACTTAAAATTTCCCCAGAAATGCTCACAGGCTTTGCTTCCCTGCTGCAGCACGGAGTGCTCTACCCCATAGAACGGCCAATCCCCCTGCTCTCTTTCCTGCTCAGCTTGCCTGGTTTTTCTGCTGAATATATTGAGAAGAACCTGCAGACCATCTTTATTAATGGTGTGGCGGCTGACTCACTGACTCAAGAAATGATCGACGGAACAACCGTAGCCCTCTCTGCCGCCATGCCAGGACTTGCTGGCGCCATTTTTCGCCGCCAAGGCATCCATGGCAGCCTGCGCTCCAAACAGCTCAGTGATGAGGTTCACGAGACAACAGAGGGGGGATTTCTGACTCTGAAGTTTTTCAACTCCATCGCCCTGGATCGGGTGGAAGATCTATTGATGGGAGGCGTCCAGATTTCAGGAAAGGCACTGAGAAATTTTGCAAGCACGCGGGCTCATCTCTTTGAACCGCCAGTTGAACTGTTTTTAGATAGCGAAAAAATGAGTTACCCTGACGTATTGGACAAGGTAGAAGAACTCGAACTGCTGGAAGTTCGGCTGAAGAAGTGAAATGCAGGGGTGAAAGAGGACTCGGTGCCCCCAGCTAAGAACATTAGAAAGATGTGTTGTTCAGTGCCCACCCATCGTCACGGATTCAGGTTGATTTAAGCTGATTTGGTCCAGGTGCAGGCCGTATCAGGAATGGACACGCAAACCTGGCTGCCAATTAAGGGGCGTTTCTGCGCGTACTCTTTTGTCTGCATAAGCACGACCATCAGCACACCGACATCAACCACCACCCGTATATTCTTTCCCTCTTCCATCACCATAACCACTCTCCCCTCAAGAAGGTGACCTTTCTCTGATTGCTCATTCAAATCCGGGACAATGACTATAGATTCTGGGTCGAGGGTCAGCCTACCACGACCTGCCTGCTTTCTTCCTCTAATTTTCTCTGAAAAACACAGCTCAACGACTCCGTGCAAAAGGAAACGATCTTTTCCGCTGGCCGTGGGCTCCAGGATAGAGGCATAAGAGTTTTCATAGGTTGTGTTTACCCGTCGTCCATTCTCCAGGACCAGGGTGTGTTGAGCCAGGGTAGCGGCCTGCAATCGATCGTGGGTTGTGAACACTATCGTGGTTTTCTGCTCCCGGTTAATAGCGCGTAACAGCTCCGTGATAACAGCCTGATTTTCCGCATCAACACTGGCTGTCGGCTCATCACAGAGCAGGACTTTGGGTTCAAGTGCCAGGGCCCGGGCAAGCGCCAGACGCTGGGTCTCTCCTCCAGAGAGGGCATCGGCACGGTCCTGTTTATAACGCGTGAGCCCCACAATTTCTAAGACTTCGTCAACTCTTCTCTCGCGGCTCGCCCCATCAATCTTTCTGATTTTTAGTCCAAATTCAATATTTGAGCGCACTGATGTGGAAAACATGATGGGGTGTTGATCTACCAGGACGACCTGCCTGCGCAGATGGAGAATATTCTTCTTGGTATAATCGATTAGCTCGCCCTGAAAATAAAGGGTTCCTGAGACCGGTGTTTCAAGAAAGGCGAGAATGTTCAAGAGGGTTGTTTTTCCCGCGCCATTAGGGCCGAGCAAAGCGTGAATAGCCCCTTGCTCAATACTGAGCTCATCAATATCAAGAACTGTCTTTTGAGAGAATCGTTGCTGGAGGCGTTGCAGCTGGTAGAGACTCATCGGCTGCTCTTTCCTTGAATCAGGTTAAAGATAATATTTATTCCAAGACTCAGCGTCATAAGGACCACCCCAAGGGCAACGGCAAGAGTGAAAGATCCTTTATCATACTCCAGGGCCATGGCTGTGGTCATGGTGCGAGTAAAGCCCTTAATATTTCCACCGAGCATCATAGAGATGCCGATTTCAGAAATCACCCGGCCAAAAGCGGAGATAACAGCAGCACTTATGGCAAACCTTGCCTCACGCAGAATAACAAGCGCTGTCTGCCACCCATTCGCCCCCAAGGTCCGAGCTGTCTTCTGGTAACGGTCATCTACCCGGCTCACGGCCGCAATGGTCAACGCGGCAATAAGCGGCACAATCAAGATAAATTGGCCGATAACCATGGCCTCCTGTGAATAGAGCAGGTCAAGGGGCCCCAAAATACCTCTGCGGGAAATAAAGACATAGACGAATAGACCGATGACGACCGTAGGCAGGGCCAAAAGCGTATTAAGGAGAGTGATAACCGCACGTTTTCCTGGCATCTGCGAGTGGGCTATCAAAAACCCTGTGGGAATTCCCACGAAAGAGGCCAGGACAGCGGCCATACTGCTCACCGAAAGGGTCACCTCAACAATCTTGAGCAGTTCCGCATCTCCGGAACCAATCAGGCGAAAGGCCGCAAAAAAGCTATCAACGAAAAAATTCATGCAGTGTCTGGGCAAGAGAAAAAGGCGGATGCCAAAACCGGTCATCCGCCCTGATAAACAGCTCCTAAAAGCTCATGTCCCACTTGAAGGATTACCTCGAGGGAGAGCACAGATGCATATCACATCGCATCAGGAAAGAACAACTGGTTCCCCAGCAGTTTATAATCGGCGATGACCTTCTGCCCTTTGGGAGAAACCAGCCACTGGGCCATTTCCTCGCCAATGGCCTGTTTCACATGGGGATGTTTTTTCGCACTGACAGGAATGAATCCGTAGGGATTGGCAAGATTTTCACCGCCTTCGCAGAGGATATCAAGGCTGATCGGCACATCCCGACCGTGTTTGTACTTGATATAGGTACCACGATCAGTCATGGTGTAGGCCTGTTTTTCATCGGCAATAGTCAAAGTTTTCCCCATCCCCTGGCCAACAGAGAGGTACCAGCTGGCACTGTCTTTGGGTTGAACAGACTTCACTTCACGTTGTTTGCCTTTTTTTGTAATAACAGCAACATTCTCTTCCAGAGCAACGCCGGAATCTTTCCACAGGGACTGTTCCTTTGAATGGGTACCCGAGTCATCACCACGTGAAATAAAGGTGGCTTTGGCAGTGGCGATTTTTTTCATCGCTTCAGCACCACTCGTCGTTCCCTTGACACCAGCTTTGTCCGCTTCAGGTCCAATAATGACAAAATCGTTATGCATGATTGCGTACCGTTTGGTGCCATACCCATCGGCAACGAACTTGGCTTCACGGTTTTTGTCATGGACGAAGATGACATCCACGTTGCCATCAATGCCATCACGAATTGCCGCGCCGGTCCCCTTGGCAACCACCTTCACCTCAATGCCGGTATCCTTTTTCAAAGCGGGCAAAAGGACATCCAAAAGACCAGAGGCCTGGGTTGAGGTGGTTGTAGACATCTTCAGCACCTTATCTTGGGCAAAACCGCTGCCAGCAATAAAGGGGGCCAAAAGCAAGCCGCAAACCAACAGATTTTTCAACTTCATACAACGTTCCTCCTTTATGAATTCGGGCAAGACCTACTCCCTGCCCAGTTACTCCTCATTTCCTTCCTGGAAGACTATCTTGCCGGCAATGGATAAATCATATCCGGTCAGATCAGCGGCAGCTTCCTTAAAATCCTCGGATTGCAGTATACCAAAAAGGCTCTGGATGGATTTTTCAAAAAATACTTTTTTGGAGACCAACAGGTCAAAACGTTCCCAACGAAGAGGCAAAAAGCCAAGATCTAAGGTGCGGGCTACAGTTTGAATACCTGGCCCAACATCAGCTCGCCCGGCAAGGATTTCAAGCCCCACATCCATATGCCGGGGTACTTCATGGGCATAGCCTTCGATTTTGTCCCCGCGAATACCTGCCTTCTGCAGCTCATGATCAATTAAGAGCCTTGTTCCTGTGCCCAGTGAACGGTTGACCATACGCAATCCGGGGGTACTTAAATCAGCGATAGTGGCAATATTATGGGGATTATGCTTACGATAGAGCAACCCTTGCATGCGTCGACAGAAGTTGACGACAACGGGCATGTGTTCAAATTCCTGGGAGGCGTATTGGAAGTTATAATCGGCCTCGTCATCCTGAATGAGATGGCTGGCGGCTATATGGCAAAGATCGTTACGTAGCGCCTGAACCCCGCCCATGGAGCCGACATTGCCAAAAACAGCCAGATGACCGCTATATGAACGATTGAACAAAGTAATTGTTTTGTCAAGTAAAGGATCATTGCTACCGGCCAAGACAATGAGCCGTTGATTTGAAGTAAGCGGGCGCACATTGCTTGGGAAGTTAATCGTGTTATTTTCTACCCACTGCTCAATCAAATATTGGGGAAACAGCCATTTTCCTGCAATCTTGGTCGCGGGCATCGATTTTTCAGAAACCAGCGTGTACACCATCTTCTCATGGATATTGAGAAATTCGGCGACATCCTTCGTGGTCATCATGCGTTTCATGGTCAATCCTTGGAAATTTGTTAAATCTTTATTTGGCATGACTACATGGTCACTGAAGTAGGTATTCGTCAATATAATTCATTTGATCGCAATCAATTTCCTACAAACCAACCAAAAACAACTATTATCTACACTTAGCTACCAAAAAAATACAAGCCTGAACCTTCATTTTTTTATTTCCACTCTCGTTTTTCCGGCCCTTCTAGAATCGACCAATGACGATAACGCCGTGTCATGTGACTGCCAACACAACCGGAGATGAGAATAAGCCATAACAACGGTTTAATCATGGGCGTCAGCACATGAATTAGCAGGCAGAGTCCGACATGGACAAAAATACAGAGCCCCTTCCCCCGATGCCACCAACGATCATCGTGCATCCACTCAAAGAACATGAGCAGCAGCCCTGAAAAAATGGTCAACCAGTGCCAGAGACCGAGCCTGCCATAGGGAACATCCAAAATACAACCGCCAAAGAGGATGGCCATGACAGCAATATGCACAGTTCGAGTGCTGATATTCAACCAACGCATGGTGGATTGAGAACCAAAGACGATCGAATGCTCAGACTGTTGTTTTTGATTATCTGAGAGAGGGTTTGCCTTGTCCATATGCCATTGGGATGGTTATAAGAAGGAACATCCAACTTCACCTATTCAATTGTTTTGTTCACTATGCTCAATTTTGACGACTATTTTTCAAGAAACCTGGAGAGTATTTCTCAAGACCAACTTGACCTACTCCAGCAAAAACGAGTGGCAGTAATCGGATGCGGTGGTTTAGGAGGATATGTGATTGAAGAGTTGGCCCGTATCGGTCTTGGCCAGTTCCACCTCTTTGACCCGGACACCTTTTCAGCGAGCAACTGCAACCGCCAACTCAATGCGCTCCTGGCGACCATGGGGGCGAAAAAAGCTGAGGTTGCGGCAAACCGTATCGCCTCCATCCATCCCTATTGCCGGGCCAGATCCTTTTGCGCTGACTTTCGAGATATCGATGAACAAATTGGATTTACCGTTGATTTGGTGGTGGACTGTCTGGATGATATTCCGGCCAGGCGCGATCTCTCACAACTCTGCAAGCGGCGCAACCTTCCCCTGGTCCACGGGTCCGTGAATGGCTGGTACGGTCAGGTTGGGGTACAACTCCCTGAAGACAATCTGATAGATCAGCTCTACCCCGAACGAGGGAAACAAGCTCAACAACGCCCCGCCCCCTCTGTTCTCTCCTTTACAGTCGCCCTGGTCGCCTCTCTGCAGGCTGCCGAAGCCGTAAAAACCTTGCTCGGGATCGATTCGCCGTTGTACAGTGGCTGGCTCTATATCGATCTCAGGGAAAACGACTTTCTCTTCCATGAACTCTGAAACCCACCCACCAGGGGCTACCCGCAGAGTCAGCTTATAGAGATGAAACGAGCTTACCAGTTTCTCTGGTCGAATAACCTCCCAGTGCTTCAACCCTCTCTTGAAACCTCCTGCTTGTGATGACCTCAAGCGCAGCTTGAATCATAGGGGATTCAAAGAATTGGCCCGGAATCAGCAAGTCATAGCGTTCCTCCAAAAGGGGGACAAAATCAAGCCCCAAGGCTTTGGCCGCACTCTTAATCCCCAGGCCCACATCAACTTTATTTGCCAGCACCGCTACGGCAACGGCCATGTGGGTGTATTCATCATTTTCATATCCGAGGATATCATCGGGATCGAGCCCCTGACGGTCCAACTCATAGTCCAGAAGGACCCGGGTTCCTGAGCCGGCCTGGCGGTTTATAAACTGAACATCTTTATTAAAGAGGTCATGAATGGTCTTGATGCCTTTGGGGTTGCCTGGACGGACCATGAACCCCTGCTCCCTATGCACCAGGGTGACGACACGGATATCTTTATCTGCAAGGTGTTTCTGCACATAACTGGTGTTATACGACCCATCTTTGGGGTCGAGCAGATGGGACCCGGCCATGTGACACATCCCCTGCTTGAGCGCCATGATACCCCCCAGACTGCCCACATGGGTAGAGGCCAGAGTAAACGAAGGTTTCCGCTGGCGCAGGAGATCATTCAACAAATCAAGACAGAGATCATGGCTGCCCGTCGAAAGAATGGTGCGCTCTATCTGGGGCAAGGGGTGCAGCAGGTCTATTTCCATAAGCTGCCCGGCCTTCTCCCCCTCAGAGGCGGCATCTATGCGGAGAATGCTGTTGGCCCGGGTCAGGGTGGTAATTGTACCGGACCCCTGCTTCAGAGGGACGGCGACAAAACCAACGCCAATACGCCCAACTATCATCCGCCTAAACTCTTCGATTCCTGCCCGCGAGGGGAGATCCTTGGCAAGAGTCGCCTTGATCATAACAGGTGGTTCCAAATATATGCCTTGGATCTGGGCCAAAAGGGGCATAACCAGCTGCTCCATAGCGATAATAGCGGAGACAGGGTACCCAGGGAGACCAACCACGGGCTTGTTGTTGATCACAGCGAGAATAGTTGGT
Coding sequences within it:
- a CDS encoding uridine kinase, with protein sequence MALVREQDGKRLHVESALMGESLVSKEFIEQLDIAPQERLYPDIAIVKIGGQSICDRGVKALPGILKEIVRNRKDHKILITTGGGTRSRHIYTIGLEMGMPTGVIAKFGSMISEQNALMVATLLSPWGGVKISHSDIVKLPTFFAESIIPVMHGMPPYDYFAIKPKVGRIPIHRTDVGLVILADLIGSKNILFIKDENGLYSDDPKKNPDASFIPEIGAQDLLNMDQDDLVIERPCLEIIQNSEVIEKVQIINGMVEGNITRALNGEHVGTYIYKQ
- a CDS encoding HesA/MoeB/ThiF family protein, yielding MLNFDDYFSRNLESISQDQLDLLQQKRVAVIGCGGLGGYVIEELARIGLGQFHLFDPDTFSASNCNRQLNALLATMGAKKAEVAANRIASIHPYCRARSFCADFRDIDEQIGFTVDLVVDCLDDIPARRDLSQLCKRRNLPLVHGSVNGWYGQVGVQLPEDNLIDQLYPERGKQAQQRPAPSVLSFTVALVASLQAAEAVKTLLGIDSPLYSGWLYIDLRENDFLFHEL
- a CDS encoding molybdopterin biosynthesis protein; this encodes MQRKMYLNMQTREEAQRVFWSRFASYTLGTETITSRDAFERVSAAPIFARFSAPSFHSAAMDGLAVQAEETFGASDESPKTLNVESGQAQLINTGFPLPEDKNAVIMIENVLLSSDGKEGIIRAPVYPWQHVRKVGEDIVATELLFTTGHRFRAPDIGALLAAGIPTVEVRKKPQVRIIPTGNELVNLGDYPDTIPSGKTVESNSGVLNGLVKKAGGVAQISPILKDDYEGIKAHLLEMVNSDADMVIINAGSSAGSADYTVRIVEELGEVLVHGVTIMPGKPTILAVINNKPVVGLPGYPVSAIIAMEQLVMPLLAQIQGIYLEPPVMIKATLAKDLPSRAGIEEFRRMIVGRIGVGFVAVPLKQGSGTITTLTRANSILRIDAASEGEKAGQLMEIDLLHPLPQIERTILSTGSHDLCLDLLNDLLRQRKPSFTLASTHVGSLGGIMALKQGMCHMAGSHLLDPKDGSYNTSYVQKHLADKDIRVVTLVHREQGFMVRPGNPKGIKTIHDLFNKDVQFINRQAGSGTRVLLDYELDRQGLDPDDILGYENDEYTHMAVAVAVLANKVDVGLGIKSAAKALGLDFVPLLEERYDLLIPGQFFESPMIQAALEVITSRRFQERVEALGGYSTRETGKLVSSL
- a CDS encoding ATP-binding cassette domain-containing protein, which produces MSLYQLQRLQQRFSQKTVLDIDELSIEQGAIHALLGPNGAGKTTLLNILAFLETPVSGTLYFQGELIDYTKKNILHLRRQVVLVDQHPIMFSTSVRSNIEFGLKIRKIDGASRERRVDEVLEIVGLTRYKQDRADALSGGETQRLALARALALEPKVLLCDEPTASVDAENQAVITELLRAINREQKTTIVFTTHDRLQAATLAQHTLVLENGRRVNTTYENSYASILEPTASGKDRFLLHGVVELCFSEKIRGRKQAGRGRLTLDPESIVIVPDLNEQSEKGHLLEGRVVMVMEEGKNIRVVVDVGVLMVVLMQTKEYAQKRPLIGSQVCVSIPDTACTWTKSA
- a CDS encoding ABC transporter permease, with product MNFFVDSFFAAFRLIGSGDAELLKIVEVTLSVSSMAAVLASFVGIPTGFLIAHSQMPGKRAVITLLNTLLALPTVVIGLFVYVFISRRGILGPLDLLYSQEAMVIGQFILIVPLIAALTIAAVSRVDDRYQKTARTLGANGWQTALVILREARFAISAAVISAFGRVISEIGISMMLGGNIKGFTRTMTTAMALEYDKGSFTLAVALGVVLMTLSLGINIIFNLIQGKSSR
- a CDS encoding substrate-binding domain-containing protein — its product is MKLKNLLVCGLLLAPFIAGSGFAQDKVLKMSTTTSTQASGLLDVLLPALKKDTGIEVKVVAKGTGAAIRDGIDGNVDVIFVHDKNREAKFVADGYGTKRYAIMHNDFVIIGPEADKAGVKGTTSGAEAMKKIATAKATFISRGDDSGTHSKEQSLWKDSGVALEENVAVITKKGKQREVKSVQPKDSASWYLSVGQGMGKTLTIADEKQAYTMTDRGTYIKYKHGRDVPISLDILCEGGENLANPYGFIPVSAKKHPHVKQAIGEEMAQWLVSPKGQKVIADYKLLGNQLFFPDAM
- a CDS encoding helix-turn-helix transcriptional regulator, whose translation is MKRMMTTKDVAEFLNIHEKMVYTLVSEKSMPATKIAGKWLFPQYLIEQWVENNTINFPSNVRPLTSNQRLIVLAGSNDPLLDKTITLFNRSYSGHLAVFGNVGSMGGVQALRNDLCHIAASHLIQDDEADYNFQYASQEFEHMPVVVNFCRRMQGLLYRKHNPHNIATIADLSTPGLRMVNRSLGTGTRLLIDHELQKAGIRGDKIEGYAHEVPRHMDVGLEILAGRADVGPGIQTVARTLDLGFLPLRWERFDLLVSKKVFFEKSIQSLFGILQSEDFKEAAADLTGYDLSIAGKIVFQEGNEE